A stretch of DNA from Leucobacter luti:
GTAGTTGCTCTCCGGAGGAACACACTGGAACAGTGCTCGGTACCGTTCAGGGTCAGAGCGGACAGCGTGAAGATGTCGGCTTGACGTCATGGTGTGGAGCACCGGAACCCCGAGTCGTGCGGCGTTCTGAAAGGCCGTCGCCTCGTCGAACACATAGCTCATGAGCGCAGCGTGCACCTCGCGCGCTCGCAATTCCGTAAATGTTGCGTCGATTCCTGCGGTCGAATAGATGTCTGCATCGACGACGACGGGTTCCAGCGGGCGACCGCGGATCCCACCGTCTCGATTGACTTCGCTGATTGCGAGAAGCGCCCCGCGACGGGACTGATTCCCGTCGTCTTGCGCGGGACCATGCTGCGGATGGACGAGCCCCAGCCGAATCGCATGCGGGCGCTTGGGCGCCGCTGCGGGCCGCCCCTGCGGGGTTCCTGTCGCTGTGTGCGGATCTTCTTCGCGCATGAGGCCGGCGATGTCGAGCGTGCCAAGTGAGTTCGAGGAGACTGGCATGGGGAGGCGTAGCCACCCCTGCTGCACAGCGAGTACCCCTGCAGCAGTCCGGCTGATTGCTCCGAGCTTTCCGCGCACCGTCTCGACCTGAGTAGAGACGGTGCGCGGGCTGGTGAATAACGCATCAGCAATTGCCGGATTCGAGTGCCCGGCAGCGACAAGCGTCAGCACTTCAATCTCGCGTGTCGTGAGGCGATGCGGGAGTTCCGCGATTTCTCCTTCGATGAGCGTCACCGGTGTACCCGCGGCGTACTCTGCCGTAATCGCGACTTCGAGCCAGCGCCGTGAACGTGGAAGCTCCAGGAGGAAACGAATCCGGTTGTGCGGTGTCTGCCACAGTCGTCGCGCGTAGTTCAGGAGGTCCGTGGTCGCGATGGCCTCTGCGAGGAGTGGGCCGACACGGTCCCGAAACGGCACGCTGCTATCGGCGGGAAGAAGTACGCGAAATGCGCGTGCTGGTTCAGCTGCCATGCGGACCTCTCACGCTCAAACATCCACCCGTGCAAACTCGTTCCGAAGAGTGCGGAAGAGAATATGTGTACCTCACCTTAGCCTGCGGTGCACGCCGGGAGTTGCTGCACCGTGACGGTACGCGGAAGTTACGTCAAAGTGCCGATAGTCGAAGGCGGTGAAGCTCCGTAACGTCAATATTTGGGTCGGCGTTCACCGCGCTCCCCGCACATGGAATTCGCTCGCGGCAGCCAGCACCCACCACGCTGTCTGAACTTGGCCACACGAAGGGAAGCTACGATGAACGACACTGCAGCAACCGGGGGCAGACTCGACGGAAGAGTCGCTCTCATTACTGGCGCCGGCCGGGGCATGGGCCGCGCACACGCCATCGAACTTGCGCAGCGCGGAGCACGGGTGGCCGTGCTGGATCTTGATCTCGCCGAAGCAGAAAGTGTTGCGGCCGAGATCCGGAACGCTGGAGGACATGCCTCGGCATACGGCGTCGACGTTACTGACCGGGCCGCCGTGGAGGCCGCAGTCGCGCGCACCGGGGCGGAATGGGGGAGGCTCGATATCCTCGTCAGCAATGCGGGCATCGTCAATGACTTCACGGGGATCGCCGACACGGACGACGCCGAATTCCAGCGTCAGCTCGCGATCAACGCCTATGGGCTACTGCACACCGCTCGCGCTGCACTGCCGTGGCTGCAGCAGAGTCCAGCGGCACGCATCATTGTGATCTCCTCCTTTTGGGCGCAGCTCGCAGTCGGACACTCCTACGGTTACGTCGCAGCAAAGGCCGCCAACATGGCGATGGCACGAAACCTTGCGCTCGAACTGGCGCCGCAGGGAATTGTGGTCAACGCAATTACGCCTGGGTCGATCGCGACGCGCATGATTCCGGATCCCGAGTGGGAGATGCAG
This window harbors:
- a CDS encoding SDR family NAD(P)-dependent oxidoreductase produces the protein MNDTAATGGRLDGRVALITGAGRGMGRAHAIELAQRGARVAVLDLDLAEAESVAAEIRNAGGHASAYGVDVTDRAAVEAAVARTGAEWGRLDILVSNAGIVNDFTGIADTDDAEFQRQLAINAYGLLHTARAALPWLQQSPAARIIVISSFWAQLAVGHSYGYVAAKAANMAMARNLALELAPQGIVVNAITPGSIATRMIPDPEWEMQEYPIPIGYMAAPEEISKLVAFLASDDAKFIVGQVISPNGGTMIAGL
- a CDS encoding ABC transporter substrate-binding protein, producing the protein MAAEPARAFRVLLPADSSVPFRDRVGPLLAEAIATTDLLNYARRLWQTPHNRIRFLLELPRSRRWLEVAITAEYAAGTPVTLIEGEIAELPHRLTTREIEVLTLVAAGHSNPAIADALFTSPRTVSTQVETVRGKLGAISRTAAGVLAVQQGWLRLPMPVSSNSLGTLDIAGLMREEDPHTATGTPQGRPAAAPKRPHAIRLGLVHPQHGPAQDDGNQSRRGALLAISEVNRDGGIRGRPLEPVVVDADIYSTAGIDATFTELRAREVHAALMSYVFDEATAFQNAARLGVPVLHTMTSSRHLHAVRSDPERYRALFQCVPPESNYGPGLLRFLGELEPHVLDTRSGSPKLSIRFIETTADSGQIADDNTLDQLRNREWTVQSVDSLLLEADIVEDLAADILVDPPTVLVVSEFLPSVLATLLLKLHEAKCPSVIYTIYAPSVPEFVTEMGEAAEGVVWATVSGTYSDPFGAEFRASYLEAYGDAPGLSQAGLAYDMVHIIAAAWQRSTDPSDIAGTLDALRSTRYRGVNGSYNFASGLQSTIAYPEETNDPSLGNAQLIFQVQDGAHRCLGPDPYTETEFRWPVQIQSATHTGEAAQ